DNA from Coffea arabica cultivar ET-39 chromosome 10c, Coffea Arabica ET-39 HiFi, whole genome shotgun sequence:
TGTAAGGTTGCATGAAATATTGATGGATTTATTTCTCTCAGCATTCTACCTTCAAAGATTTCTCTGTCGCAAATTAAATGAGTCAAAATGTCAAGCTCTGGTTTTTGCCACTTCTACTGTATATTGGTAAACCCATTTTTGCAATACCAGTGAATAGATTTGATGTGCAATCACTATTGAACGATTGCCCCTCGGAGTTGGCTCGGCTGGTGCTAGGGTTGCCTAGTTAGATCCTGACACCGTGTGGTTCGATTCGACTCCTTTTGCCGTATTGTGTATTCTTGGGGGGTAGGGTGCACAAGCGCAGGGGATTAATCGAGCCAAAAGCCCGAACACCCCTacgttgacaaaaaaaaaaaaaaaaagaaatcactaTTGAACGATTGCTTTTATAATCAAATCTTTCTTCATCCATTATTTACAACTTCAAAAGCAGTTTATCTTCTGATTCAGTTAACTTGTAGAGAAGATTTTAACATAACTCAGCAAAGACATATTTGATAGAGATCAATCCTTTTTCCGGAGGGAGTTTGTTGGTTTAATTACTTATATTCTTCTCTTTACCATGAGAGGATATATGTTCCATTTATTCGGATATATGTAGATGAGCTGAGCCAGGAAAGAAGCAATCAATCTTGCAATTAGTGCAGCTGAATTTTGGAATTTGGTTGGAATTCTAGTTTGGTAACAAAGTCTACAACGTGTTTTGAATGAGAGGCGAGCGAGGGGATTTGGACCGGATTAATTGTGCTCTTGAATTCCAAGATGCCGATCAATGGTCAATCCCGAGCTTTACGCTTGGAGGTTATGACGTAAATCATAATTAACCATCATTTGGCCAAAAATGTTAAAGAAGAACAAGAATTTAGTATGGTAAAACCTCTCTAAATTAATACTCCATAAATTAATAACTTCTATTAAATAATGATTTTTTCGATCccaataaatgaataatttggATAAAATAATAAGGtggaaattttttaagaaaatttacATAATTCTTTGATCCCGTTcatatcataaattaataattcactaaaattgcatatcatatttttcaaaaatatgagTATATTGctgtttgtttttcttaaaatttaaatatacttgaatcttatccctaatttttctTGTTGCATCTAAAAGTTCTAGTCTCACATTGCAATAAGAAATTATGAAGAATTATTGATGCTTAGAGTGCTTCTTTTCGCATAACAGGATCTAAAGCTACTATCTCATCCTCAACTTCATCATTAACAGAATTTTCAGTGATATGCTAATAAGAATTACTTCTTGTAGACATTAATAGAATTTAAATTATACTTGCAAATTAAGTAGATATGAATTGGTTTATGTTCCTTAAACTTTCAGTTTCCTTTTATTAATAgaataatttatatttttataaaataaaataaaactttagTTAATTAAATAAGTGTTTCTTTGAATTGTAAGTGcacctgataaattaataattaataatttatcgATAAATTAACACAtctttaaattaataaaatttatatgaTTCTAAGGTTATTAATTTATAGAGGTTTTACTGTATGAACTTAGTAACTCCTAAATCACCAATCATATTCTAAGCAACCTACAATATGTTGATGAAGTTTTTGGTCTAATAGTCCAAAATCTCCAAAATTGTGAATTTGTTCTCCAAAATCTCCACTAAGTATGTTGCGGTTGTCATTCATCCACGCACCAATAATTAATCGCTtgtaactttattttttttttaaaaaaaagaccTAAGGATGACAGTTGTAATTTGAACGAGTTATAATTAGGTGTATTAATTCCATGATCGTGGGTGGGTTACATATAATttcataattaaaaaaattttgattgtcTGGATGTGTATGGCAGAGTTCTCTACTGTAAGCAACTTGGAGACAATTGAAGTAGTaattatcttgattttggtttcCCATTCGGTGTCTAATGGTCAAAAAGTGCTGGCAAATACTACTAGAGGTAGaggtgtgtgtatatatatactccctctgtcccattttgatagtcctgtatttctttttcatctgtctcaaattgtagtccactttccaattaaaaaatgttgttgtattttaatttttctaaaatacccttattcaatgtaagtagtcgTTACTATAAACATACCCTCATTAAATGAgagttaattctttttttaccatcaattcaagttcccataaagttgtaccatatcTGATGtgaggatattttagaaaaatagtaatctaaatttatttttctaataaaattaactactttttcttaaactgtgtgaaaaaagaaacagaactatcaaagtggaacggagggagtatatatatatgtgtgtgtgtgtgtgtgtgtgtgagagagagagagagagagagagagagagatgataCATTTCAGTTATTGTAggttgcaattatcaaatttgaaattaaattagcccttttgtatatatttttttgattGATTGGCATGAGATCAGAAGCTTCTTTCGGTGTATTTTTGCCAATCCTTCGCAACTATGATGGCCTAACCGAAATGTGCTACCAATTGAGCAATTTCTCATTGACGTGTGGATTTATACAaaactttttttatattaaaaatCATGTCAAAGTGGATATTCTGCTTTGAGCCATAAATTCGGACAAAGACTCGCTACAATAAATTCCTTTTTCTGGATAAGGGCTCACTACAATAAATTCCGTTCAGTTATTATACATGTTAAATTTTTACTGTACAAAtatattactccctccgtcccactttgataatccagttttcctttttcgtctgtcccaaattatagtccactttccaattgaagaatgtagttgtattttaattttcctaaaatacccttattcaatgtaagttgttgttactataaacctaccctaTTTAATGAGAgtagattctttttttaccatcaattcaagttcccataaagttatactctaattaatgtgagagtattttaggaaaatagttacctaaattgattgtttcAACAAAGTTAACTCCTTTTTattaaattgtatgaaaaaaaaatcaggactatcaaagtggaacgGAGGAGGGAGTATAATGTTGTACTAAATATATGCTAAATATTTTATTCATCTATGTCACTTTTTATCTCAAATACAATAATATAATGTAAAAAGTACAATAATTGAACTGAATCGTACCAGATCCCAACTGCACTGGCTCGTCTCCCTTGGTGGGCAATACAATACGCTTTTGTGCGTACGTGAAGTTTCTGAATTATTTTACTTACAATTATAAATAACAGcttctttttctaaaatttatgcttaataataatagcttttaaaaaaaaatccaaataacaacACCTATtttaaagagaaaaataatgaactAGGCTATATAAGAGGTTAGCCAGAAAGGAGTATCTAAACTAGAGAGGCATAGTGAGTGACAGGTTTGAAATTCTCCACTCTATGGCCAATTTGCCTCAAAATTTTGGTTAATACCTAATAATACCTCTTTAGTTACAACTCTCAATTTATCcctttaaattttcattaatacATCTTCCACATATTTTCATACGTAATTAAAAGGCCGTGGTGGGGGTGTCGATGGCTGCAAATCTGTATAATTTTTCTATAtatgtttctttattttaacttttccaATAGCTTTCGTAGCTCAGTTGGTTAGAGCACCCGTTTAGTAAGCGGGAGGTCTTGAGTTCGACTCTCAACGAAAGCATCCGTTCAAAGCTTTGTTGCTTGTTCTCGCCCCCAATTTTTACCAAGCTTAGCCTTAGTATGCCCCTACGCCACCTCTTAGTTGAATATTTTTTTCGCCCAATAACACCAACGTCAATAAATTGTTGCTTCTTTTCATGTGAAATACTTTGTTCCCATGCATCAAAGTTAAGAAGCGCACcaaaaaataaagcattttCTGTCTTTGCGTCCCTTCATGGTTCTTTTTCTTAAAccgtttcttctttttttttttttttcttttaatttctttggATGGAAATAAGGACTTCAAAATTGAGGTGTCAAAATGAATGATTTGGACGGGTTTAGGTTGGTTAAAATAGATAATGGGTATAAGTAAGTCaattcatttatacccatttaattagatgagtataaatgggtaagtcaaaaaatgagttgggtaacccaattacccatttattttaactttctgtaaattcatttaaattcatttttgctaactaagttatcaatttataccaccctttgcacccatcattagttttaaatatttacttattacGTTCAATAAGTCtaattatcaaatttttttccattcgtattctatgtcgcaaaattacatactatttaaaaattgaacaataagaatataaaaatttgaactaagtactatgaaagttaacataaaaacttaatccaaaaactTTGAACTTctagtattttttttccttgtgcaaatttaaaatttcattttgaaaaagtaggaaaagagactaaaacttctaataaattgataatactgaaaaatgagcaagttaacaaactacgagaaaataaaataataagataaaatcaacaaataataataataataataataataatgaaataaaagtagttaatatcataacaaaatgaaaaatctaaaaaaaaaatatgagtaaGGGAAGAGAGGATGCTTGGAgagggaaaacaaatttaaatggattaattgaatttgatgaattacctaataatacccatttaataaataaatattattgaATAATCcttttatacccatatacaaaaacTTAAGATACTCATATCCACTTATTCATGGACGgatatgggtaaatttagttaaatagATTTGTTTGCCACCTATACTTCAAAACTATTAACGGCTCTCTTCATGGTTCACCATTTCAACCCTCTACACCActctttgaaaaagaaaaagaatattaAACGCATTAGATGGAATGAAAGTCACACTCCATCAGCATTAGCTCAAATAAACCAGCAGCAGACCTTTTAGAGTTCATCGAAAAGTCACACTCTGCAACAGATCCGACTGGAGAGATGATGTGGATTAAGATTTTAGAGTTGGTCTGAACAATCATTGAACAAACCCAAACGTTTCTCTACTAAGTAAACTAGTTTGCCATCCACCGACAAAGGATTTTTTCCCCAAACAGTGGTGGTGATATGAAACTGCACCAAGGTTGCAAGAGCACTGAATCTGCCAAGATGAAAAGCGTCCAAGGACAAACAAGCAGGCATCCCCACTCCACAGAAATGGTCGAGTTGAAAATGTAAATATTACAGACTGACaccaaaaatatgaagaattaaCAGAGCAATGTAATAAAAATGGCTAAAATTTTTCATTAAGAAAGAATGAGTAAGAAATGTTACAACAATTACAATTACAGGTGCAGAAGAACTGTATTAGTCTAGCTagaacttttcttcttttttgagtTTCTCAATTCTAAGTCACTAAAGGAATATTTCTCAATAATGCTAGAACCcgacaatttcaattcaaaggTGATCTTTTGGAAAATCAGGGACAGCATTTGAACATCTGCAAGAGCTCTATGAGCAGAGCCCTTTAAAGGGATTTTGAAAGTCTCCCCAAGGGCTTGCAATGATAGCTTTAAAGCTCCTTTAAATCCTGTTTGGCCACATCAAAACCAAGTCAACTCATCAATTATGCAATGCAAACAGAAAACTTTACTCGAGAATCTGGGCATGAGTGGCAGGTAGGAGGAAGAGGGTGAAACCTTTGGACTTCATAGCTTCCCTCGCTAGGGGAAGGGTGTCAACAAAGAGCCAATCTGGCGGAATCTTGTAAGAGCACCTACTAAACTCTTCAGCAAGGAAGGGAACGTCAAAATTACGAGCATTATGAGCTATTAAAACCACAAAACCACCAGGTTTCTGGCGGCTTTTAATGTACTGCAGTAAAATGGGAATCAGCTCCTCCATCCTGCAAAAGGTTAACCAGATCAGGACAAAGAAAAATATCtccaattaaagaaaaatccatAGACTTTCTACTGACATTTTTCATGCTATTTTAAACCTTCCAATGCAAAAGCTATCCAATCAGTAGTATTTGTTTCAAAATCCTTGTGAAGTgctttcaaaaaagaaaagtgtttGATTATGATTTTTTAGAGTATATCTACTATAACTACTCTTGATGTTCATAAGAGGTTTAAATTTCTGAACATTTTGCTACCCTAATCTTAGTTTTGAGCTACCCATACATAGGCAAACCTTTGTTTAATGTTTTTCACATTGAAAGTTATCTCAAAAGCACCAAATTTTTAATGTGGCACAAGTGCTTCTGAAGCCAAAAGTTGCAGGAAGGTGATTAGTAAACCTCCTTACAATGCTCATTGGCTTAATAGAGTCATTTTCTTTGTCAGTACCGGTGACCACCACACACAGACGCactcctcatttttttttttagaaaataaaaataaacaaagaaacagTATTTCGCTAACAAGACTTGGATGATAATCATTCACGGTTGTTCCAGAAATAAAAGAGTATGCCATGGTTTTGGAGAAACATAAGAGATCCAGTCTTATTCTAGCAATAAGCCATGCCCCCATAAACGGTCAAAATGCAAGCTGTTTTGGAAACAAGGCAACATGCATTGAATCCACCAAGACAACTACCACGCTTGTGAAGAGCACATAGAAGGAGTAACATTACtcattgggggggggggggggggggggggaggggggaaggAGCTTCCATCAGGAAACCTCAGCATTGGGGCTATTCCGATGTTTTTCATGGGAGTCTTGTCTAGAATTCTCAAACAGGACTTACATGTAAAAGTAACTTCTTTAACTGGATTCTCATGATCACATCAAAACTTGAGTAGCAGATAACATAAACTCTATTTTCAGGAGATTACCAAATTTCCAGAATGTTCAGAATTATGATTGACATGAATGGCAAAAAATCATTAGTAGGTTCAATTGACAGGACAAAAATGTTAGACCAGTGCACAATATAAGCTGAATGTAAGCAATatgacaagaaaatgaataataatttagaACGGAATACCTTGGAACATCAGGTTTATTAACCATATGGGTTGAAATACCATGTACATGCGAGTTTGGAACATAGCATTTGGGATTCACTAGAGTCTGGAAGATGCTGTTTTTACCTCCTGCAAGATCCTGGAGAGCTATCTCAATAATCCGGTCCTCCGTTCTGCTAAACCCAGTAGTCTCAATATCAAAAACAATAAACGATACAAGTTTGGCCAGTTCTTTGTTTTCAGCAATCATTTGTCGAATATCGAGAACTTGGGTCCTCTCTACGTCAGTCACACTAGATTTATGGGTATTCAAATTAGTGCTTAAAGCTTCCTCCAATATCTCATCTTTTATATTTCCTTTGCTACTTAAACTatccttttttcttccttctgtTTTCATGGTTATTATCTGTCTGCTATACCTCCTATACTGTCTTCCCTCAGGCCCATAATTACCAGAACCAAGAACCTTGAAGCTAGAAGTGATTCCCGCCCTTCTATTAAGGATGGGAAAAGTTTCCCACCAAGAATTAGCCAAAGCATGAATCCTGTATCTTGGAAATTGTAACAGTGAGAAGCACATTGCAACTTTTCTCATCTGAACTCAAGAATCACCACACGATGATATCGGAAAAAACACTGGAAATAAATGAATTGATTTAACCTGCAAATGAAGTGACAACTTGTATTAACTTGCTGCATATATCAGTACAAGCAGAACTCAATAGTGAGTCTACAAACATACAAAATCTTCTATCAGATGATTACAAGAAGCAGAAAAGGCACAACAGCACCAGCAATGATCATTTCATGTTGTTTCTTAAGTCATCACTTAAATTAATGGATCAACAGTAGGagaaaaattcaataaattgcTAACATGGAAACAAGATTGTATAgaacaaaatataggccatatAAAGGATCTTGGAGTACATTAATAATATTCATTAGTATTTCGTTACC
Protein-coding regions in this window:
- the LOC113713539 gene encoding exonuclease DPD1, chloroplastic/mitochondrial, whose translation is MRKVAMCFSLLQFPRYRIHALANSWWETFPILNRRAGITSSFKVLGSGNYGPEGRQYRRYSRQIITMKTEGRKKDSLSSKGNIKDEILEEALSTNLNTHKSSVTDVERTQVLDIRQMIAENKELAKLVSFIVFDIETTGFSRTEDRIIEIALQDLAGGKNSIFQTLVNPKCYVPNSHVHGISTHMVNKPDVPRMEELIPILLQYIKSRQKPGGFVVLIAHNARNFDVPFLAEEFSRCSYKIPPDWLFVDTLPLAREAMKSKGFKGALKLSLQALGETFKIPLKGSAHRALADVQMLSLIFQKITFELKLSGSSIIEKYSFSDLELRNSKKKKSSS